One genomic window of Quercus robur chromosome 6, dhQueRobu3.1, whole genome shotgun sequence includes the following:
- the LOC126732413 gene encoding ABC transporter G family member 1-like: MDSSSSSSSTLVYVPRWTPSPTQTKSLLKESVTCSAGFHDDLEMQSVASEEEDSAKQMFPFNIAHFTPGPHHLETRGASMSSSSSSLRSGSQVTKSFGGEQDNYVAGFVSNREGLFLTWKDLWVTVPDGKKGRRPIIQGLTGYAEPGEMLAIMGPSGCGKSTLLDSLAGRLSSNTQQTGKIFINGRKETLAFGISAYVTQDDTLMTTLTVREAVYYSAQLQLPNSMSNFEKKERAEMTIKEMGLQDSMDTRIGGWSIKGLSGGQKRRVSICIEILTRPKLLFLDEPTSGLDSAASFHVMSRIVKLARQDGRTVIASIHQPSSEVFELFSNLCLLSTGMTIYFGSISMAKEFFASNGFPCPTLRNPSDHYLRTINKDFDAGIIQGPDGTTSTEEVINILVNSYKSSGTFQEVQRLVSKIFQQNGGTLEKKGSQASFITQCLVLTSRSFVNMYRDLGYYWLRFAIYIALCLCVGTIFHDIGFTFGSIQARGSMLMFVAAFLTFMAIGGFPSFVEDMKIFGRERLNGHYGVGAYVIGNTFSSIPYLLIISLLPGAIAYYLVGLQKSFEHFAYFSLVLFVCMMLVESLMMIVASIVPDFLMGIITGAGIQGVMMLNGGFFRLPNDLPNPFWRYPMYYIAFHKYANQGFYKNEFEGLTFPNNLANGPPTITGEEILRNTWQVEMGYSKWIDLAILFGMVVLYRLIFLVIVKTIEKVKRR; the protein is encoded by the exons atggattcttcttcttcttcatcttctacTCTAGTTTATGTCCCTCGATGGACACCAAGCCCAACTCAAACAAAGTCGCTTCTGAAAGAATCCGTGACATGCAGTGCAGGGTTTCATGATGATTTAGAGATGCAAAGCGTAgcttcagaagaagaagatagcgCTAAGCAAATGTTCCCATTTAACATTGCTCATTTCACTCCTGGTCCTCACCATTTAGAGACTCGTGGGGCATcaatgtcatcatcatcatcgtctcTACGGTCTGGTTCTCAAGTTACAAAATCATTTGGAGGAGAACAGGACAATTACGTTGCTGGTTTTGTGTCAAATAGGGAAGGGCTTTTCTTGACATGGAAGGATCTGTGGGTTACAGTGCCTGATGGGAAAAAAGGGAGGCGCCCTATAATTCAGGGGCTGACTGGGTATGCTGAACCTGGAGAGATGCTGGCTATCATGGGTCCCTCTGGCTGTGGCAAGTCAACTCTCTTGGATTCTTTGGCAG GGAGATTAAGTTCAAATACGCAGCAAACTGGGAAGATCTTCATTAATGGACGCAAAGAAACTCTTGCTTTTGGAATTTCG GCCTATGTGACTCAGGATGACACCTTAATGACAACACTTACAGTAAGGGAAGCTGTGTACTACTCTGCACAACTCCAACTGCCTAATTCAATGTCAAATTTCGAGAAGAAAGAAAGGGCTGAGATGACTATAAAGGAGATGGGGTTGCAAGACTCCATGGACACAAGAATAGGAGGGTGGAGCATAAAAGGCCTTAGTGGTGGACAAAAGAGAAGGGTTAGCATTTGTATTGAAATATTGACGCGCCCAAAGCTTCTTTTCCTTGACGAGCCAACTAGTGGGCTAGACAGTGCAGCGTCTTTCCATGTCATGAGCAGAATCGTTAAGCTAGCTCGTCAAGATGGAAGGACTGTTATTGCATCAATCCATCAACCAAGCAGTGAAGTTTTTGAGCTCTTTAGCAATCTCTGCCTCCTTTCTACTGGTATGACAATCTATTTTGGGTCCATTTCAATGGCAAAGGAG TTTTTTGCTTCCAATGGCTTCCCATGCCCAACTCTGAGAAACCCATCTGATCACTATCTTAGAACTATCAATAAGGACTTTGATGCa GGCATCATACAAGGCCCTGATGGTACAACAAGCACTGaggaagtcattaatattctCGTCAATTCATACAAGTCATCTGGAACTTTCCAAGAAGTTCAGCGCCTGGTATCTAAGATATTCCAACAG aaTGGAGGAACTTTGGAGAAGAAGGGAAGCCAAGCAAGTTTCATTACACAATGCCTAGTTCTGACAAGTAGATCATTTGTGAACATGTATCGTGATCTAGGCTATTACTGGCTTCGGTTTGCAATCTATATTGCGTTGTGTTTATGTGTTGGAACTATCTTCCATGACATTGGCTTCACTTTTGGTTCCATTCAG GCAAGAGGTTCAATGCTGATGTTTGTTGCGGCTTTTCTAACTTTTATGGCAATTGGCGGATTCCCTTCTTTTGTAGAGGACATGAAG ATCTTTGGGCGAGAAAGATTGAATGGGCACTATGGTGTTGGCGCATATGTGATTGGAAACACATTTTCTTCCATTCCTTACTTGCTTATAATCTCTCTACTTCCAGGAGCAATAGCCTATTACCTAGTTGGCCTTCAAAAGAGTTTTGAACACTTTGCCTACTTTTCGTTGGTCCTCTTTGTGTGCATGATGCTGGTTGAAAGCTTAATGATGATTGTTGCGAGTATAGTGCCAGATTTCCTCATGGGTATCATTACTGGTGCTGGAATACAAGGTGTGATGATGCTTAATGGAGGTTTCTTCCGACTGCCGAATGATCTTCCTAACCCTTTTTGGAGATACCCAATGTACTACATTGCATTCCATAAGTATGCAAACCAAGGATTCTACAAGAATGAGTTTGAAGGACTAACATTCCCTAATAACCTAGCAAATGGACCACCTACCATCACTGGTGAAGAAATCTTACGAAACACTTGGCAGGTGGAGATGGGCTACTCTAAGTGGATTGATCTTGCTATTTTGTTTGGGATGGTGGTTTTATATCGActtatatttttggtaattgtaaAGACTATTGAAAAGGTTAAACGTCGTTAA